The stretch of DNA AGACGACCTGGTGCAGCCACCGCACCGGAGCGCCCTCACCCGCGTACCGGAAAGGCTCGAGCTCGTCGTCCCAGGGCTTGCCGAGCAGCTTGGCGAGCTCGGCTTCCAGGTTGCTCTCGCCGGCCTGGGAGCGGGCCAGGGCGGCGCGCAGGCGGTCCTCCGGGATCAGGATGTCTCCGTGGATGCCGGTGACCGCGTGGAAGATCCCTAGTTCGGGTGTGGCGCTGTACCGCTCGCCCTCGGCAGTGGGGCACGGTTCGGACGTGACCTCGAAGCGCAGCAGCTGCCAGCCGCGCAGGGCGGAGGCGAGTTTGGACGCGGTGCCCACCGAGCCACGCCAGGAGAACTCCGATCTCCAGCTGCCGGGCGCCGCGGGCTGCCTGATCCAGTCGAGGTTGACGCGCGCGCCGAGTACGCCCGCGACTGCCCATTCGACGTGCGGACACAGCGCGCGCGGTGCGGAGTGCACGTACAGAACTCCACGTGTCGTCACCGGGACCTCCAGTGTGGGTCGAGGTTCGCCTTCCCCAGCGGCCTCGCGCCCGTGCCGAGCGTTGTCGCCCTGAATTCGGGAAACTCCCGAAAACGGGACAGATGTGACGTGATGTAATTTAGCGGAACCGGAAGAGCAGGGTGCCACTGGGTGGCGAGGCTACCGTGCGGCGGAACAAGGAGTGTGACGTACCGTC from Streptomyces sp. BA2 encodes:
- a CDS encoding DUF3145 family protein; this encodes MTTRGVLYVHSAPRALCPHVEWAVAGVLGARVNLDWIRQPAAPGSWRSEFSWRGSVGTASKLASALRGWQLLRFEVTSEPCPTAEGERYSATPELGIFHAVTGIHGDILIPEDRLRAALARSQAGESNLEAELAKLLGKPWDDELEPFRYAGEGAPVRWLHQVV